One segment of Triticum aestivum cultivar Chinese Spring chromosome 2A, IWGSC CS RefSeq v2.1, whole genome shotgun sequence DNA contains the following:
- the LOC123184226 gene encoding uncharacterized protein codes for MEVAMSAVVGELVSQFISFLMNKCNSLRHAQSEKEKVLERLQHLLMRAGTIVEEADTRYITNSGMMMQLKTLSEVMYRGYGALDNSRYHDLQESAAFDEVSINDSSGSGLYLAKRSRTTNDKATRLESHDALQSLEIAIANMAEFIVLLGGCERMSRRPYDVYLYTDNFMFGRHTEKQKLLSFLLQHNDPLGNHALAVLPIIGGVGVGKKTLVAHVCGDERVRSRFSSILQLNGDSLLTILDHGRTMEGMMLVVIEFASDVDDDEWKRFHSFFIRKGKGSKIIIISKLKRLARFGSVNPIFLTAMSYDELRYLFKTLAFGSVDRAEHPRLVQIADEFAMLVHGAQCSLTSTNVFADMLRKNLDVQFWRRILDKGTRYVKRNLSRYSSVDQAILIQQGHPVVVTDLALDPLSVRPYTNHVSSKKLPSVTFGELLTDPTVRPKGDFIIVSWESRIPPHNSFACFATSHAQDTHEGSTLPGRKRRGEPI; via the coding sequence ATGGAGGTTGCCATGTCTGCAGTTGTAGGTGAACTCGTGAGCCAATTCATCTCCTTCCTGATGAACAAGTGCAACTCCTTGAGGCATGCCCAATCAGAGAAGGAGAAGGTGCTGGAGAGGTTACAACACCTGCTGATGAGAGCTGGCACCATCGTTGAGGAGGCAGACACACGATACATAACCAACTCTGGGATGATGATGCAGCTCAAGACGCTCTCAGAGGTCATGTACCGAGGATATGGTGCGCTGGACAACTCGAGGTACCATGACCTCCAAGAAAGTGCAGCCTTCGACGAGGTTAGCATTAATGACTCATCTGGAAGTGGATTATATTTAGCCAAGCGCTCTCGAACAACAAATGATAAGGCCACACGCCTCGAGTCACATGACGCCTTGCAAAGTTTAGAAATTGCTATTGCTAACATGGCAGAATTTATTGTTCTTCTCGGTGGATGCGAGCGCATGTCTCGTAGgccatatgatgtttatctttacaCCGACAACTTCATGTTCGGCCGACACACTGAGAAGCAAAAGCTCTTGagcttcttgttgcagcacaacGACCCTCTAGGTAATCATGCACTGGCAGTTCTTCCGATCATAGGTGGTGTTGGAGTTGGAAAGAAAACATTGGTTGCTCATGTGTGTGGCGACGAAAGGGTTCGCTCACGCTTCTCCTCTATTTTGCAATTGAATGGAGATAGCCTCTTGACGATACTTGACCATGGAAGGACTATGGAAGGTAtgatgttggtagttattgagtttGCTTCTGATGTAGATGACGATGAGTGGAAAAGATTTCACTCGTTTTTCATAAGAAAGGGCAAAGGAAGCAAGATCATCATCATAAGTAAACTTAAGAGATTAGCCCGGTTTGGGTCGGTGAACCCCATTTTCCTTACTGCTATGTCTTATGATGAGTTGAGGTACCTTTTCAAGACACTGGCATTCGGAAGTGTGGACCGTGCAGAACATCCACGGCTGGTACAAATAGCAGATGAATTTGCCATGTTAGTGCACGGTGCGCAATGTTCACTTACCTCAACAAATGTGTTCGCGGATATGTTGAGAAAGAATCTCGATGTTCAGTTTTGGCGTAGAATATTGGACAAGGGGACAAGGTATGTTAAAAGAAACCTCTCCAGATATAGTAGTGTCGACCAAGCCATACTTATACAACAAGGCCATCCAGTGGTTGTAACGGACCTTGCTTTGGATCCGCTTAGTGTGAGACCTTATACAAATCATGTTTCAAGCAAGAAACTGCCAAGTGTGACATTTGGGGAACTTCTAACAGACCCTACTGTTAGACCAAAAGGAGACTTTATTATAGTTTCATGGGAATCAAGGATACCACCTCATAATTCATTTGCTTGTTTTGCTACAAGTCATGCTCAGGATACACATGAAGGTAGTACCTTGCCAGGGAGGAAGCGACGCGGAGAGCCAATTTAA